In a single window of the Solea senegalensis isolate Sse05_10M linkage group LG1, IFAPA_SoseM_1, whole genome shotgun sequence genome:
- the scinlb gene encoding scinderin like b: MVSHKEFAGAGKEPGLKVWRIENMDLKPVPKPLHGSFYTGDAYLLLFTTAAPSYNIHMWLGDLCSQDESGAAAIFAMQLDDFLGGSPVQFREVQGHESNTFLGYFKSGIKYQKGGVASGFQHVVTNDMNVKRLLHIKGRRAIRATEVDMSWNSFNTGDCFIIDLGKDVYLWCGSESHYLERLKASEVGIDIRDNERNGRAKLHMIEEGEEPAAVLEALGPKPTIAPASSLPDDVKVDTSNRKKGALYMISDASGNMKVSVVAQSSPFKQAMLSPQECYILDNGMDRNIFVWKGAKASMPERKAAMATGQKFIKDKGYSNKTQIQVLPAGAETTLFKQFFFNWMDKDETTGPSKAYTIGSIANVKQVPFDASTLHTNKAMAAQHGMVDDGKGKVQIWRVELGDKVPVDPSTYGHFYGGDCYLILYSSKAGHFIYTWQGHKCTKDELAASAYLTVRLDDSMGGSAVQVRVTQGQEPPHLMSLFQGKPMIIHSGGTSRSAGQTQASNTRLFHIRQSSSHATRAVEVEASASNLNTNDVFVLKSPAGVIVWRGTGASDEEMAAAKHVVDFFGGKASHVSEGKETGDFWSALGGKKDYQTSKSLQNTVKPPRLFGCSNKTGTLVAEEVPGDFTQSDLATDDVMILDTWDQLFLWVGNDANAEERKGAPKIAQEYVDSDPSGRRGIPISTIKQGAEPPTFTGWFQAWDAKLWDQKPMDRLRSCFLTQKNPGFSS; encoded by the exons ATGGTCTCCCATAAAGAGTTTGCGGGTGCAGGGAAGGAGCCTGGGCTGAAGGTGTGGCGTATTGAGAACATGGACCTGAAGCCGGTTCCCAAGCCGCTGCATGGCAGCTTTTACACCGGCGATGCTTATCTGCTGCTCTTTACCACTGCGGCCCCTTCATACAACATACACATGTGGCTGG GAGATCTGTGTTCCCAGGATGAGAGTGGAGCGGCGGCCATCTTTGCCATGCAGCTGGACGACTTCCTGGGTGGGTCCCCGGTGCAGTTCAGGGAGGTGCAGGGCCACGAGTCTAACACCTTTCTGGGTTATTTCAAATCAGGCATCAAGTATCAG aaagggggcgtggcctcagGTTTTCAGCACGTGGTGACCAATGACATGAACGTGAAGCGGCTGCTGCACATCAAGGGTCGGCGGGCCATCAGAGCAACGGAGGTGGATATGTCCTGGAACAGCTTCAACACGGGCGACTGCTTCATTATTGACCTGGGGAAG GACGTGTATCTGTGGTGCGGCAGCGAGAGTCACTATTTAGAGAGGCTGAAAGCCTCCGAGGTCGGCATCGACATCAGAGATAACGAGAGGAATGGCAGAGCCAAGCTGCACATGAtcgaggagggggaggagccggCCGCAGTCTTAGAG GCTTTGGGTCCCAAACCCACTATTGCTCCCGCCAGCTCCCTACCTGATGATGTGAAGGTGGACACCTCCAACAGGAAGAAGGGCGCCCTCTACATG ATCTCTGATGCGTCTGGTAACATGAAGGTTTCAGTTGTGGCTCAATCCAGTCCCTTCAAACAGGCCATGCTGTCTCCTCAGGAGTGTTACATCCTAGACAATGGGATGGACAGGAACATCTTTGTTTGGAAAG GTGCTAAGGCCAGCATGCCAGAGCGTAAAGCTGCCATGGCCACTGGTCAGAAGTTCATCAAAGACAAGGGATACTCCAATAAGACGCAG ATCCAGGTTCTTCCTGCTGGAGCCGAGACAACTCTGTTTAAGCAGTTCTTCTTCAACTGGATGGACAAGGATGAGACCACGGGCCCCAGTAAGGCCTACACCATCGGCAGCATTGCAAATGTGAAACAGGTGCCATTTGATGCCTCAaccctgcacacaaacaaagcaatgGCGGCTCAACACGGCATGGTGGACGATGGCAAGGGCAAAGTCCAG ATCTGGCGAGTTGAGCTTGGTGATAAAGTGCCAGTGGACCCCTCCACCTACGGTCACTTCTATGGTGGAGACTGTTACCTTATCCTCTACAGCTCCAAAGCGGGACACTTCATATACACTTG GCAGGGGCACAAGTGCACTAAGGATGAGCTGGCAGCTTCAGCATATCTCACAGTGAGACTCGATGACTCAATGGGAGGATCCGCAGTTCAG GTGAGAGTGACTCAGGGTCAGGAGCCTCCCCACCTGATGAGCCTGTTTCAGGGCAAACCCATGATCATCCACAGCGGAGGGACGTCGCGCTCGGCTGGACAGACTCAGGCCAGCAACACTCGTCTTTTCCACATCCGACAGAGCTCTTCCCACGCAACTCGGGCTGTCGAG GTCGAGGCCTCTGCGTCCAATCTGAACACCAAcgatgtgtttgtgctgaaatcCCCAGCTGGCGTGATTGTGTGGCGAGGCACTGGAGCCAGTGATGAGGAGATGGCAGCTGCAAAACATGTTGTGGACTTCTTTGGTGGCAAAGCCAGCCACGTGTCGGAAGGCAAGGAAACAG GTGATTTCTGGTCTGCTCTTGGTGGCAAAAAGGATTATCAGACGTCCAAGAGTCTGCAGAACACTGTTAAACCCCCGCGTCTGTTCGGCTGCTCCAACAAGACTGGAACACTTGTT GCCGAAGAAGTACCAGGAGACTTTACTCAGTCAGATCTGGCCACTGATGACGTCATGATCCTGGATACCTGGGACCAG ctcttcCTGTGGGTTGGCAATGACGCTAATGCAGAAGAAAGGAAGGGAGCTCCTAAAATAG CACAAGAATATGTAGACTCAGACCCATCTGGTCGCAGAGGCATTCCCATCTCCACCATCAAACAGGGAGCAGAACCTCCTACTTTCACTGGCTGGTTCCAGGCTTGGGATGCTAAGTTGTGGGACCAAAAGCCAATGGACAGACTCCGGTCATGTTTCTTAACACAGAAAAATCCAGGCTTCTCCTCCTAG